The following coding sequences are from one Lolium rigidum isolate FL_2022 chromosome 6, APGP_CSIRO_Lrig_0.1, whole genome shotgun sequence window:
- the LOC124665725 gene encoding dynein light chain LC6, flagellar outer arm-like, with protein MSVKSCAYPASAYKRAGVRPDLLASSLLPHQFAPIIESSRSTGKRRAKMLEGKATVEDTDMPAKMQLQATSAASSALDRFDVLDCRSIAAHIKKEFDTIHGPGWQCVVGCSFGCYFTHSKGSFIYFKLESLRFLVFKGAADEQPRRC; from the exons ATGAGCGTGAAGTCTTGTGCCTATCCGGCGTCCGCCTACAAAAGGGCGGGGGTACGCCCAGATCTGCTCGCATCATCTCTGCTCCCACATCAATTCGCACCAATCATAGAGAGCTCCCGCAGCACAGGAAAGAGGCGAGCGAAAATGCTGGAAGGGAAGGCGACGGTGGAGGACACCGACATGCCGGCGAAGATGCAGCTGCAGGCGACGTCGGCGGCGTCCAGCGCCCTCGACCGCTTCGACGTCCTCGACTGCCGGAGCATCGCGGCTCACATCAAGAAG GAGTTTGACACGATCCATGGCCCGGGGTGGCAATGCGTGGTCGGCTGCAGCTTCGGCTGCTACTTCACGCACAGCAAGGGGAGCTTCATATACTTCAAGCTGGAGTCGCTCAGGTTCCTCGTCTTCAAAGGCGCTGCGGATGAACAACCACGGCGGTGCTGA